Proteins encoded in a region of the Xylocopa sonorina isolate GNS202 chromosome 1, iyXylSono1_principal, whole genome shotgun sequence genome:
- the LOC143432592 gene encoding uncharacterized protein LOC143432592, translated as MEAKERKKPLVKDLNEHIVCPLCRGYLIDATTLVECLHSFCRGCIVRRLSSGARACPVCNVATSPPLLLDVKLQQLVYLLVPGLFRSELERRRHFRLVNPQCPPLALPLSALELTLDDLVSLSLCELDEPEDESRGHEPENRAGSQHRTSADQTQQEDAIRVRNTRYLKCPAGVTVRHLVRLLMLKRGWEEANSHPMNVNKIEILYECNEPGQDGSRTTVLDHSWTLLDLARIFGWKGEAPMKLFYRVVRKEDAAAAAAASTSGASPCDDERRAEDTTGVENIQRPPTPPLSPKPAQECEVEARRILESSTEPLRSLETNLERDKEPKAKKPRCEVTPVMRTPDLVPIQTSQAPESSKTKELARLEHRKHRKRRSKRVIAEITTTPREDLLKLKFRLTPCPPRITSSTGSGQTKEKLLQMRAVRREKIKATTIGQQRATGALAREEGAGTKETIGETEETIEEIIDSIPDEVVRIAQNITTPQTEEASATAERVPDQRNAAPTSRSSAKKEETEPETAKQPEQTEPERPKKDEEILRRLGLVAVNEASDNFRDKAKQRGQNSGEKIDNTEREKLEKQLRESKANRMRSLLAEKQMRDALKIMSKTKEEQPAPVQVNTSPKKKGPPPLAPLRVAKPSGFATSSAILEPNNSKYEIPLDLSSGDPRPHWSAPARSPGPIHNNVLDLSANLSANNFSSSSSSSSSSSSSSSSSSSPSSSSSSSSCSISPLNPRPPIAPGNLLRGKAKDLEQRRGQDSNLVTLSDAAVSLLSGCIADKDSVDPSLLSTANLASKVALRIPQPHQRISGFGMKIKPNLGIRHIPNPQAMVASQYRNQRVSYFNTASQQPP; from the exons ATGGAGGCGAAGGAGAGGAAGAAGCCGCTGGTTAAAGACTTGAACGAACATATCGTCTGCCCTCTCTGCAGAGGCTACCTCATAGACGCAACGACCCTCGTGGAATGCCTGCATTCTT TTTGCAGAGGTTGCATAGTCAGGCGGCTGAGCAGCGGTGCCAGAGCGTGTCCCGTATGCAATGTCGCAACATCTCCGCCACTCTTGCTGGACGTGAAGCTACAACAACTGGTATATCTACTGGTACCGGGCCTCTTCCGGTCGGAGCTTGAACGAAGGCGTCACTTCCGGCTGGTCAATCCACAATGCCCCCCTTTGGCGTTGCCCTTGAGCGCCCTGGAGTTAACCTTGGACGATTTGGTCAGCCTGAGTTTGTGCGAGCTCGACGAGCCGGAAGACGAGTCGCGTGGTCACGAACCGGAAAACCGTGCCGGGTCGCAACATCGGACGAGCGCCGATCAAACGCAACAGGAGGACGCGATCCGGGttagaaatacgcgatatctcaAGTGCCCGGCAGGGGTGACGGTGCGGCACCTGGTGCGGTTGCTGATGCTGAAGAGAGGATGGGAAGAGGCGAACTCGCACCCGATGAACGTCAACAAGATCGAGATTCTGTACGAGTGCAACGAGCCTGGACAGGATGGGAGCCGTACGACGGTACTGGATCATTCCTGGACCCTGTTGGACCTTGCGCGCATATTCGGCTGGAAAGGA GAAGCGCCGATGAAGTTGTTCTATCGCGTGGTGCGCAAGGaggacgccgccgccgccgccgccgcctctACCTCCGGAGCGAGTCCCTGCGACGACGAACGCCGCGCCGAGGATACAACCGGTGTGGAAAATATTCAAAGGCCGCCGACGCCACCGCTGAGTCCGAAGCCCGCCCAAGAATGCGAAGTCGAGGCTCGTAGGATTTTAGAAAGTAGCACCGAGCCGCTTCGGTCTTTAGAGACCAACTTGGAACGCGACAAAGAGCCGAAGGCAAAGAAACCCCGATGCGAGGTGACTCCCGTCATGAGAACACCCGATCTCGTCCCGATACAGACCAGCCAGGCACCGGAGAGTTCGAAGACGAAAGAGCTGGCACGGCTCGAGCACCGCAAGCACAGGAAACGGCGTAGCAAACGCGTGATAGCCGAGATCACGACCACGCCGCGGGAGGATTTACTCAAGTTGAAGTTTCGGTTGACCCCGTGCCCGCCAAGGATCACGTCGAGCACTGGTAGCGGCCAGACGAAAGAGAAATTGCTGCAGATGAGGGCCGTCAGAAGGGAGAAGATCAAAGCCACGACTATAGGACAGCAGCGGGCGACAGGCGCGTTGGCTCGAGAGGAAGGCGCCGGTACCAAGGAGACCATCGGCGAAACGGAGGAAACAATAGAGGAGATAATAGACAGTATACCGGACGAGGTCGTCAGAATCGCGCAAAATATAACTACTCCCCAGACAGAAGAAGCGTCCGCTACGGCGGAAAGAGTTCCGGATCAGAGAAACGCGGCCCCGACTAGCAGATCGTCGgctaaaaaagaagaaaccgaACCAGAGACCGCGAAGCAGCCGGAGCAAACTGAACCGGAACGGCCAAAGAAGGACGAGGAAATCCTCCGGCGATTAGGGCTGGTAGCTGTGAACGAGGCCAGCGATAACTTCCGGGACAAGGCGAAACAGCGCGGTCAAAACAGCGGCGAGAAGATCGACAATACGGAGCGAGAGAAGCTCGAGAAGCAGTTGCGCGAGAGTAAAGCGAATCGTATGAGAAGTCTGTTGGCCGAGAAACAGATGCGCGACGCGTTGAAGATAATGTCGAAAACGAAAGAGGAACAACCGGCGCCTGTCCAGGTGAACACCTCGCCGAAGAAGAAAGGCCCGCCGCCGTTGGCGCCATTGCGCGTCGCGAAGCCTTCCGGTTTCGCTACGTCAAGCGCCATTTTGGAGCCGAACAATTCGAAATACGAGATCCCATTGGACCTGAGCAGCGGTGACCCACGACCTCACTGGTCGGCGCCAGCCAGGAGTCCTGGACCCATACACAACAACGTGCTCGATTTATCCGCGAATTTGTCCGCCAACAATTTctcctcgtcgtcgtcctcgtcgtcgtcctcgtcgtcctcttcctcctcttcctcctcaccCTCGTCGTCATCCTCCTCCTCGTCCTGTTCCATATCCCCGTTGAATCCACGGCCACCGATCGCCCCGGGAAACTTACTGCGAGGTAAGGCGAAAGACTTGGAACAACGACGAGGTCaagactcgaatctagttacaCTTTCTGACGCGGCTGTTTCCCTGTTAAGCGGGTGCATCGCCGACAAGGATTCGGTCGATCCGTCGTTACTGAGTACAGCGAACCTCGCCAGCAAGGTGGCACTGCGAATACCGCAGCCCCATCAGAGAATCTCCGGTTTCGGAATGAAAATCAAACCGAACCTAGGCATCAGACACATCCCCAATCCTCAGGCTATGGTCGCCTCGCAGTACAGGAATCAAAGAGTCAGTTACTTCAACACCGCCTCGCAGCAACCACCGTAA